From the Pseudomonas syringae KCTC 12500 genome, the window CCATCGGCGCCCAGCGCATAGGCCATCGAACGTCCGAGCAATACGCCCTTGGCTCCGAGGGCGAGCATGCGCACCACATCAAGACCCGAGCGAATGCCGGAGTCGGCCAGCACCGTCAGGTCACTGCCGACCGCCTGAACAATAGGCGGCAAGGCCTTGGCGGTGGACAGCGCGCCATCCAGCTGGCGTCCGCCGTGGTTGGATACCACAATGCCGTCCGCGCCAAAACTCAGCGCATCCCTGGCATCCTGCGGATCGAGAATGCCCTTGATGATCATCGGGCCTTGCCAGAACTCACGAATCCACTCCAGATCCTTCCAGCTTATGGACGGGTCGAAGTTATTCGCCAGCCAGCCCACATAATCTTCCAGCGTGGTGGCCTTGCCCAGGTATCTGGAGATATTGCCCAGATCATGAGGGCGACCGAGCAGGCCGACATTCAGCGCCCAGTCCGGCTTGGTCATGGCTTGCAGAATGCGTCGAGGCGCGGCATAAGGCCCGGACATGCCCGAGTGCGCATCGCGATAACGCGCGCCGGGCGTTGGCATGTCGACGGTAAAGACCAGCGTCGTGACGCCCGCCGCCTTGGCACGCTCCAGAGCGTTTTTCA encodes:
- the lldD gene encoding FMN-dependent L-lactate dehydrogenase LldD — protein: MIISSASDYRAAAKRKLPRFLFDYIDGGAYAEHTLRANGSDLADISLRQRVLKNVDNVSLETRLFGESLAMPIVLSPVGLSGMYARRGEVQAAKAAANKRIPFCLSTVSVCSIEEVASQSKQAIWFQLYVLKDRGFMKNALERAKAAGVTTLVFTVDMPTPGARYRDAHSGMSGPYAAPRRILQAMTKPDWALNVGLLGRPHDLGNISRYLGKATTLEDYVGWLANNFDPSISWKDLEWIREFWQGPMIIKGILDPQDARDALSFGADGIVVSNHGGRQLDGALSTAKALPPIVQAVGSDLTVLADSGIRSGLDVVRMLALGAKGVLLGRSMAYALGADGQRGVENMLDIFAREMHVAMTLTGVTSIEQIDESILVKSAV